Sequence from the Aromatoleum petrolei genome:
GCAGACAGCGCGTTCGCCAACGCGTCGCGCGCCGCCGCCTTGAGGTCTGGGGCCACAGCGTCTTCCAGATCCGCGATGACGGCATCGGCACCGGCGGCAAACGCCTTGCCGATGCGCTCCGGCCGGTTCGCCGGCACGAAGAGGTAAGAGCGTTCCGGAAGCTTGTCGCTGCGCACGATCGTGGCGGCCCGGCTCAGCCCAACGCGGCGGTCAGTTCCGGTACCGCCTCGAAGAGATCCGCGACCAGCCCGTAGTCAGCTACCTGGAAGATCGGCGCCTCCGGATCCTTGTTGATGGCGACGATGACCTTGCTGTCCTTCATCCCGGCCAAGTGCTGGATCGCGCCGGAGATCCCTACCGCGACGTACAGCTCGGGCGCGACGATCTTGCCCGTCTGGCCGACCTGGTAATCGTTTGGCATAAATCCGGCATCGACCGCAGCCCGCGACGCACCGACCGCCGCGCTGAGCTTATCGGCGAGCGCCTCGAGCAGGCTGAAGTTCTCGGCACTGCCCATGCCGCGCCCGCCGGAGACCACGATGCGCCCCGAGGTCAGCTCCGGGCGGCTGGACTTGCTCAGCTCCTGCCCAATGAACTGCGACAAGCCGGTATCGGCGGCAGCGTCGATGCGCTCGATCGGGGCACCACCGCCTTCCTTCGCAGCGGCGTCGAAACCAGTGGTGCGCACGGTCATCACCTTGACCGTGTCGAGCGACTGCACGGTAGCCAAGCCCGCGCCGGCGTAGATTGGACGTACGAAGGTATCAGGCGACTCCACCGCAACGACGTCGGAGATCTGCGCGACATCGAGCAGGGCGGCGACTCGGGGCAGAGTGCTCTTGCCGACCGCGGTGGCGGCGGCGATGATGTGCGAGTAGGCTGCGGCCTGCGACAGGATGAGGGCCGCGAGGTTTTCCGGTGCGGCATGTGCGTAGTGGGCAGCATCGGCAAGCAGCACCTTGGCGACGCCGACAATCTTGGTCGCCTGCTCCGCTACCGCACCACAGCCACTACCAGCCACCAGCAGATGGACCTCTGCCCCGACGCGGGTCGCGGCGGTCACGGCGTTGAAGGTCGCGCCCTTGAGCTGGGCATTGTCGTGTTCGGCGAGGACGAGAACGGACATGATCAGATCACCTTTGCTTCATTGCGGAGTTTGTCGACCAGCGCTGCCACGTCGGGTACCACAACGCCCGCCTTGCGCACCGGCGGCTCACTCACCTTCACGGTCCTCAGGCGCGGGGCCAGATCGACGCCGAGCGTGGTGGAGGGCAGCGTTTCAAGCGGCTTTTTCTTGGCCTTCATGATGTTGGGCAGCGTCGCGTAGCGCGGCTCGTTGAGGCGCAGATCGGTCGTCACCACCGCCGGCAGCGGCAGGCTCACGGTCTCAAGACCGCCGTCGACCTCGCGCGTCACTTCGATGCGGTCGCCGGCCACCGCCAACTTGAAGGCATAAGTGGCCTGCCCCCACCCAAGCAGCGCAGCGAGCATCTGCCCGGTCTGCCCGGCATCGTCGTCGATCGCCTGCTTGCCCAGGATCGCCAGCTGCGGCGCCTCCTTGTCCACCACGGCCTTGAGCAGCTTGGCCACGTGCAGCGATTGCAGTTCGGCATTCGTTTCCACCAGGATTGCCCGGTCGGCACCGAGCGCCAGCCCGGCGCGCAGCACCTCCTGGCAGGCGGCCGTCCCGATGGACACCACCACCACCTCGGTGGCCGCTCCGGCTTCCTTGAGGCGGATCGCCGCCTCGACTGCAATCTCGTCGAAGGGGTTCATCGCCATCTTCACGCCCCCGAGATCGACCCCGGAGCCATCCGACTTGACCCGCACCTTGACGTTGTAATCGACCACCCGTTTGATCGGAACCAACACCTTCATGGATTCGTACCTCTATCGTTCGAGGCCGCCTTTGAGGGGCGACCGGAAATTCAGTCGGCGAGCTCGATCACGCCGTTGTTGAGCACGGTCACGTCCCGCGCCTCCACCCTCGCCCGCAGGCGCAGGAATCCGCCGCCCTCGTTCCACATCTCGAACCGCACCGTTTCACCGGGGTAGACGGGCGAGGTGAATCGGGTCGAAAAGCTGCGCAGGCGTGACGCGTCGAACCCACAACACGCGCCCAGCACCGCGTGAGCCGCCATGCCGAAGGTGCAGAGACCGTGCAGGATGGGGCGCGGAAATCCGGCCGCCTTCGCGACCTCAGGATCGGCGTGCAGCACGTTGTCGTCTCCACTCAGGCGATAGATCAGGGCTGCCTGCTCGAGGATGGGCAGATCGACCTCGACGTCTGGCGCGCGCTCCGGCACGGCGGGCAGGGCTTCCGGCCCCGGATCGCCCACGCCGGAAACCTCGCTGAAGCCGCCGTCACCGCGCAGGAAAACTACCTGTGTGCTAACTGCGAGCTTGGTACCCGTTTCATCGAAGATCTCGCGCTGAATCACGGCGACCGCACCTTTGCCCGGCCCCTTGTCCGTGAGTGACACCACCTTGTTGCGCGCGACGACGGTGGCCTCGACGGGCAAAGGCTTGAGCAGCTCGATGCGTTGCTCGCCATGCACCAGCTTGACCCAGTCGGCACCGGTCCTGGGGTCCTTCCACCAGAAACCCGGCGTGCCGATCACCGACACCATGGTCGGCACCGCCTGCAGATCCTTCTCGAAGACGAAGCGCAACTCGCCCGGATCCAGCGGGTTGCTGCCCATCCCGATACCGAGCGCGTAGAGCATCGTGTCGCGCCGGGTATAGGTATGGCGGATATCGCCGAATTCCCAGTTCTTGACCGCCTGATAGTCGAGCATGATTGGCTCCCTCAAAGCGTTTCTTCGGTGCCGAGCACGAGCACGGCTTCGCTGGACAGCACACCGCCGTTGCCTTGGGCGACCGCCAGCCGGGCGCCTTGCACCTGGCGCTCACCGCAAACGCCCTGCAGCTGCTGGACCGCCTCTACCATCGTGAACAACCCGTACATACCCGGGTGGACGCAGGACAGGCCCCCGCCGTTGGTATTCACCGGTAGTTCCCCGCCTGGAGCGATCCGCCCGCCGGAGACAAAATGACCACCCTCCCCCTTCGGACAAAAACCCATGTCCTCAAGGAAGAGGATGGTGTTGATCGTGAAAGCGTCGTAGAGCTCGACCACGTCGATGTCGGCCGGCCTGACGCCGGCCTGGGCGAAGGCCCGCTGCGCCGCGCGGGCGACGCCCGTCACGGTCAAATCGGCCATCTGGGCAATTTCCCGGTGGGTGGTCTCGGCCGCGGCGCCCAGCAGATATGCGGGTCGCTTGTTAAGATCCCGGGCCCGGTCGGCGCGCGACATCACCACCGCAGCGGCGCCGTCGGTGACCAAGCAGCAGTCGCGCACGCCCAGCGGCGAGGACACTTGGCGAGCGGCCATGTAGGCCTCCATCGTGAGCTCGTCGCGCATGAAGGCGTCGGGATTCTTCTGCGCCCACTTGCGCGCGGCGACGGCAACCTCGCCCAATTGCTGCTTGGTGGTGCCGTACTGGTGCATGTGCCGCGCCGCGGCGAGCGCATAAGACGACACCGGGTTGATCGGCCGATAAGGGCTTTCCCAGGGCGAAGGCCGGTTCGAGCTGATCAGCTTACCGGCCGCGGTGCGCTGGTTGCTGCCGTAGGCGATCAGGACGACGTCGCACTGACCCGCGTCGAGCGCCAGGGCGGCGAGCGAGGCTTGGATCTCGAACGACGAGCCGCCCGTGCGACAGTTGTCGGTCAGGCGCGGACGTATGCCGAGATACTCAGCGAAGCTGAGCCCACTCATGGTGTCGTCCATCGTCACAATGAACAGGCCGTCGACATCTTTCGGCGTCAGGCCGGCTTGCGCCAAGGCACTGACGCTGGCACGAGCCGCTAACTCCATGTTGGTGAACCCGGGAGCCTCACCCATACCGAAGGTCGCCGCGCCAACAATGGCGGTTCGACCGCGAGGAAAGGAATCTTTCATGGTCTCTCGATTAATTGTCGAATCGCGCTCAGAGCGGCTCGAACACCACTACGGGCTTGTCGTTGTCGCGGACGATGCGGGCTTTCACCCGCATGCCAATCTTCACCCCCTCGGGCGCGATGCCCTCCACGCGGCTCATCATCCGGGGCCCCTCGGCGAGGTCGATCAGCGCGACGTTGTAATCGGGTGTTGGTGGCTTCTGGCTAACGGTGGTCGCCGAATACACGACACCCTCCCCGCTTGCTTCCACCCACTCGAGATTCGTCGAGCCCGACCCCGGCTCCGCAACGCGGGGGTAATAGACATAGCGGCCACTGTCACGGCAACGCTGGATCATGAACCGGCCTTTATCGAGAATCGCGAAGAACTCCTGCTCCGGGTGCAACTCGCTCATGGCTCGCCTCACCCGTGCATCGTCAGGCCGCCATTGACCGAGATCACTTGTCCGGTGATGAAGTCGGCGGCTGGGGTGGCGAAGTACAGGATCATGTTGGCGGGCTCGGAGCTCTTCGCCAGGCGGCGCATCGGCACTGCATTAATGAGCGCTTCCTTGAGCTTGGGATTCTGGATGCCGTCGTGGAACAGCGGCGTATCCGTGACGCCCGGCGCAACGCAGTTGGCGGTGATGCCGTAGCGCGCGGTCTCGCGAGCGAGCGACTTGGTGAAGGCGATGATCGCGCCCTTGCTGCCCGAGTAGAAGGTTTCGCCCATGCTGCCGACGCGACCGGCATCGGACGCTACCGTGACGATGCGCGCGCCCTGCCCGCGCTCGATCATGGCCGGCAGGAAGCGATGGATCATGCGTACAGGCGCGAGATAGTTGATCGAGATCACCCGGTCCCAGAAGTCGGGGGTGTTCTCCAGGAAGGGCCCGACGCGCTCCCAGCCGGCGACGCTGGCGATGACGTCGACAGCCTTGCCGGTCTTGTCGAGGATCGTATCGACGAAGCGGTCGATCGAATCGTGGTCGGTCAGATCAACTGGCACGAACTGGGCCTTGCCGCCGGCCTCGCGGATCTGCGACACCACCTCGTTACCGCCAGCCTCGTTGATGTCTCCGCCATAGACGGTGGCGCCCGCGCCGGCGAACTGGATCGCGGTCGCCCGCCCGATGCCCGAGGCGACGCCCGTGACCACTACCACCTTACCGCTCAGGTCGGTCGCTTCGCGCCAACCGAGCTCACATTGCTTTGTCATATCCATCTCCTTGTCATCTGTTGGTAGCGCGCGTGCCGGATGCCGTCACAAGTCCCGTGAAAAGCCCGCCCGAACAGGAGGCATCTCCTCACCGCGAGTCAGGGGCGCATTCGATGCTGATCGTGCGGACTTCTCCCACATCCCATGGTCAGCCCTTCTCCGCCTTGTTCTTGTCGAGGAAGGCCGAGATCAGCTCCTGAGTCCGGGGCGTCTCGAGCAGCTCGCCGCCGAGCTCGCGCTCGAGCGTGTAACCCTGCCCGCGGTCGTCGTCGGCGGCGGCGATGCACTGCTTCGCGACCCGCAGCGCCTCGACCGGCAGCCCGGCGATGCGGTTGGTCACGGCGCGCGCGCGCTCCTCGAGCTCGTCCCGGGCGCACGACCATTGCACGAGCCCCAGCCGCTCGGCGGTCGCTCCATCGACCGGCTCAGCTGTGAGGATCACGCGGGAAGCGATGCCGCGGCCGACCAGCCGGGTCAGACGCTGAGTGCCGCCGAGGCCCGGGATCAGCCCGATGCCCGTCTCAGGCAGACCAATCTTGGCCTCCGCGGCCACCATCCGCAGGTCGCACGAGAGCGCCAGCTCGAAACCGCCCCCCAATGCAGCACCGCCGATTTCGCAAAAGGTCACCTTGGGCAGCAGTTCAATGCGCCGGTACACGCGCTGTAGGCGGTCGATGTAGCCGGCCAGCGCACGCCCTGGCCGAGGCGCATCCTTCCAGGAACGGATCAGATCGAGATCCGCGCCGGCGGCGAAGACCTTGCCTTGGCTGCGGATGTGGAGGACTGTCCAGTCGTCGGCGGCTTCGAGCTCATCGAGGACACGATTGAACGCGTTCCCCATGTCGTCGTTAATGGCATTAACTGGCGGTCGATTCAGTGTGAGTACAGCGACAGAGCCGCGGCGTGAGAGCTCGAGCATGGTCATTTTCTGTTCTGATACTTGAATACTATTCAATTTATATGAACACTGTTCGACCGTCAAGCTCGACTCCGCGATGACGCGTGCAACGGCAGCGGGACGAACAGCTTTTCCACCGGAGAGGGCGCCGGTGGTTATTTGGTCATCGATCGGGAACGATTACGAACGGACGCGAGTCACCGTCGGGGCGCGACGGTGAGTTGGCGCAAAGACGGCACGCCGGGCACGCGTCATTTCGCTGGAACGAGGGCCCTGAACCGCTCGCGCAGAGTCACCTTGCTGATCTTGCCGCTCGGCAGACGGGGAAGCTCGTCGACGAACTCGACGCTCTTCGGACACTTGTAGCTAGCGATCACCCGCTTGCAGTGGGCGACGAGGTCCGACGGCGCGAGTCTCGCACCTGCTCTGAGCACCACTACAGCGTTGACTGACTCGCCCCAGTAGGGATCGGGCACGCCAATCACCGCCGCGTCCATTACCGCTTCGTGCGACATCAGCGCTTCTTCAACCTCGCGGCTGTAAATGTTCTCGCCGCCCGAAATGATCACGTCCTTCTTGCGGTCAGCGAGATAGACGAAGCCATCCTCATCCTGATAGCCCATGTCGCCCGTGTGGAGCCACCCTCCGCGCAGCGCCTCGACGGTCGCCACGCTGTTGTTCCAGTACCCGATCATGTTCTGCGCTGACTTGAGGCAAATCTCGCCAATGGCGCCGGCCGGCACCTCCATGTCGTTTTCGTCGACGATGCGCAGCAGCGTCGCCGGCTGCGGCTGGCCGATCGAGCCCAGACGGCGCCTGTCCCGTTCGTCGCCGTGGGGCCGATGGTAATGCTTGGCGAGCACGGTGCCCGAACCCTCGGTCTGCCCATAACCATTGATGAGGATCGGGCCGAAGCGCTCCAAAGCCTGCCGCAGCACGGTCACGGGCATGGGCGCCGCCGCGTAGTTGATCGTTTTCAGGCTCGACGCGTCGTACTTGTCCTGGCCCGGAACGTTGAGCACCGCCTGCATCATGGTCGGCGCGAGATGCACCTGGGTGATCCGCTGCTCGGCGATGGTGCGCAAGATCGCCTCAGGCTCGAAGGCGCGGTGCAGCACGATGGCGCCCCCGCGCGCAGTAATCGCCCCACCTTGGGAACGTGCGCCAATGTGGAACAGCGGCATTGCCAACAAAACCTTGTCGCCCACGTCCGCAGACATTTCTTGGGCCCAGGCCTCGCAGAGCGAGACGAAGGCTCGATGCGTGATCATTGCACCCTTCGGTCTGCCGGTCGTACCGCTTGTGTACATGATACACAACAGGTCGTCAGGGCCGGGGGCCATCGCCGGCCCGCTTTCGTCGCCCTTCGCCAGCACGTCTTCATACGCTTCGGCCCACTGCGGCACCTCGTCGCCAATGCAAATGTAGCGCTCGACGCAGGTCAGTTCCCCGCGCAGCCTGTCGATCACTGCGGCATACTGGGATTCGAAGAACAGCACCCGTGGTGAGGCGTCACGGATGATGTACGCGATCTCCGGCCCCGCGAGGCGAAAATTCACCGGACTCGCCACCAGGCCGGAAACCTCGGCGACGCCATAGACCTCCAGGTACTCTGGACAATTCATGGCCAGGATTCCGATCCTGTCCTGATGGCGCAGGCCGCCGGCGACCAGTGCGCCGGCCAGCCGGCGCACGCGGTGGGTGTACTGGCGGAAGCTCAGCCGCCTCTCGCCGAAGATCAGGTAGTCTTGGTCGCCGTGATAGCGCTCGTTGCGCTCGACCAGGTCACGCATCGTCTCGATCACTGCCACGCATGCCTCCGCTTGGAGTCCAGCCTGGAGATGTCACCAGACCGGCCTAAAACTGAACAAAAAAAAGTCGCAGCTACAAACGCTTGTGAAGCACGTCCGCCATATCCGCTCTGGACGTCCGCCTTCCGGGCGCTAGAACGGCGAATCCGGCGAGAACGACGCCTTGCGCTTCTGCAAGAAGGCGTCGATGCCCTCCTTGCCTTCGGGGCCGGCGAAGCCGATGAACTCCAGCGCCAGCGACGCGTCGAAGATCGGCGCGGCCTGGCGCAGCCAATGGTTGAGGGTGTGCTTGGTCCAGCGCAGGGCCGAGGGTGCCTGCTCCGCAAGCTTTGACGCCACCTGTACCGCCTTGTCGTCTAGCTCGGCATCGTCCACCGCCATGGATACAAGCCCGATGCGCTCGGCCTCCTCGCCGGTGAAGTTGTCCGCGGTGAGCAGGTAATACTTGGCCTTGGCCATGCCGCACAGCAGCGGCCAGAGAATGGTGGCATGGTCGCCCGCCGCGACACCGATCTTGCTGTGGCCATCGGAGAAATTGGCATCCTTGGCGACGATCGAAACGTCGGCCAGCATCACGGCGGCAATGCCGGCGCCCACCGCCCAGCCGCGGGCCGAGCTAACGATGGGCTTCGAGCAATTGATCATGTTGTAGACGAGGTCACGCGACTCCCGCATCGCCTGCATGCGCATCTCGTAGTCGTCGCAGACCTTACGCTCGTGCGTGAGATCGCCGCCAGCGGAGAAGGAATTTGCTCCGCCAGTGATGATCGCCGCCGAGACGGTGGGATCCTCGTCGACATCCTTCCACACCTGCGAGACTTCCCAGTGCAGCCGGGCAGTCATCGCATTGAGCTTGAGCGGTGAGTTGATGGTAATGCGCAGCACCCGCGGATGGGGTCGGTCGAACTTGAGTTGCTCGTATTTGGCGTAACGGTCGGTCATGGAAAGGCTCCTGGATTATTTGTCGTTGCGTTGGAGAACGACGAGTGCGTCGACGGCGGTGATGCGTCGGCCCGAGCAGATCAGGGGATTGACGTCGAGCTCGGCGATACGATCACGGTGATCGGCGGCGAATTCGGACAGGCGGGCAACGGTATCGGCGAGACGGTCAAGATCGACCGGCTCGGACCCGCGGAAGCCCTTCAGCACGGCGACACCCTTCAGCTTCTCGATCATCTGGCGGGCTTCGTCGGCTGAGACCGGCGCCTGGGCCACCAACGAGTCCTTCAGCAGCTCGACGAGGACACCGCCTAGGCTCACGACCACGAGAGGCCCGAACAGCGGGTCCACGCGAGCGCCGACCATGATCTCAGCGCCCGACGGAATCATGGGCTGGAGCAGCGCGCCGTTGATGCGCGAGGCATCCGCGACCTTCAGCGCGTTCGCCGTCACCCTCGCATAGGCGGCGCGCAACTCCGTTTCGTTGCGCAGATTGAGGGCGATAACGCCGGCTTCCGTCTTGTGGGGAATGTCGGGCGACTCAACCTTCATTGCGATCGGATAGCCCAACTGATGCGCGGCGTCGACTGCGGCCGCCTCGCTCGTCACGAGACGCTCACCGACCACAGGGACACCGTACAGGGATAGCACCGCCTTCGCCTCGCGCTCGGTGAGCGTGCGGTTCGGTGCGGCGTCGAGTAATTCAGCCGCCTGTCGGGCCGCTGCGGCCGGAGCAAGCCGCCGATACGCAGGCAAGGGCGAGGCGAGCCTCTCCTCGCGCTTGTGCCATGCAGCCAGCGTGGCGAAGCAGCGATCCATGGAGCGGAATATAGCCACGTTGGGATCCATCTCCGCCTCACGAGTGGCCGGCCCCTGCAGCCAGTCGGAGATGAGCACGTTGCAGGTGATCTTGCCGTAGCGCGCGGCCAGGTCGCTGAATACCTTGATGCGGGGCGTGTGGACATCGAAAGCCACCGGCTGGGGCAGGACGACCGCGCCGTAGTGGTGGTCGCCCATCAGTGCCTCGGCGCAGGCGCCAAGGGATTCGGGGTTATTCACCACCTGGGCCGTGACGTCACAGGGATTGCGCGCCGAGCCGAAATCGGGAATGTGCGACTCGAGAATCGCCGTGACTTCGGGCTGTGGTTGGGGTAGCGGTACGCCGTGAATCTCAGCCTTGTCCGCGGCCATGATCGAGGCGCCGCCCGAAGTGGCGAGCACCGCCACCCCCCGCGCCTTGGGTTTGGGCGCCTTGGCGAAGAAGGCGGCCGTTTCCATCAGCGCTTCGAAGTCATCGACGACGATCGCGCCCGCGCGCTCGAAGGCGGCGAGGTAGGCGGCACCGGAGCCGGCGAGCGACCCCGTGTGCGACATCGCGGCAAGCGCCCCTTGCTCACCGGTGGCGATCTTATGAATCACCAGCGGCTTGTCCGCCTGCCAGGCGATGTCGGCTGCCGCGATCAGCCGCTCTGGATTGGCCATGCCCTCGAACACGCAGGCGATGGCTCTGCACGACGGCTCTTCGGCGAGATAGGCGACCAGGTCGGCGATATCCACATCCGACTGGTTGCCGGCCGAAAATGCGTGGCTCACCGACATCCCGCGCTCGATGGCCTGGGCAAGGGATTGGGAAAGC
This genomic interval carries:
- a CDS encoding long-chain-fatty-acid--CoA ligase codes for the protein MAVIETMRDLVERNERYHGDQDYLIFGERRLSFRQYTHRVRRLAGALVAGGLRHQDRIGILAMNCPEYLEVYGVAEVSGLVASPVNFRLAGPEIAYIIRDASPRVLFFESQYAAVIDRLRGELTCVERYICIGDEVPQWAEAYEDVLAKGDESGPAMAPGPDDLLCIMYTSGTTGRPKGAMITHRAFVSLCEAWAQEMSADVGDKVLLAMPLFHIGARSQGGAITARGGAIVLHRAFEPEAILRTIAEQRITQVHLAPTMMQAVLNVPGQDKYDASSLKTINYAAAPMPVTVLRQALERFGPILINGYGQTEGSGTVLAKHYHRPHGDERDRRRLGSIGQPQPATLLRIVDENDMEVPAGAIGEICLKSAQNMIGYWNNSVATVEALRGGWLHTGDMGYQDEDGFVYLADRKKDVIISGGENIYSREVEEALMSHEAVMDAAVIGVPDPYWGESVNAVVVLRAGARLAPSDLVAHCKRVIASYKCPKSVEFVDELPRLPSGKISKVTLRERFRALVPAK
- a CDS encoding electron transfer flavoprotein subunit beta/FixA family protein, with translation MKVLVPIKRVVDYNVKVRVKSDGSGVDLGGVKMAMNPFDEIAVEAAIRLKEAGAATEVVVVSIGTAACQEVLRAGLALGADRAILVETNAELQSLHVAKLLKAVVDKEAPQLAILGKQAIDDDAGQTGQMLAALLGWGQATYAFKLAVAGDRIEVTREVDGGLETVSLPLPAVVTTDLRLNEPRYATLPNIMKAKKKPLETLPSTTLGVDLAPRLRTVKVSEPPVRKAGVVVPDVAALVDKLRNEAKVI
- a CDS encoding MaoC/PaaZ C-terminal domain-containing protein, whose translation is MLDYQAVKNWEFGDIRHTYTRRDTMLYALGIGMGSNPLDPGELRFVFEKDLQAVPTMVSVIGTPGFWWKDPRTGADWVKLVHGEQRIELLKPLPVEATVVARNKVVSLTDKGPGKGAVAVIQREIFDETGTKLAVSTQVVFLRGDGGFSEVSGVGDPGPEALPAVPERAPDVEVDLPILEQAALIYRLSGDDNVLHADPEVAKAAGFPRPILHGLCTFGMAAHAVLGACCGFDASRLRSFSTRFTSPVYPGETVRFEMWNEGGGFLRLRARVEARDVTVLNNGVIELAD
- a CDS encoding enoyl-CoA hydratase/isomerase family protein; translated protein: MTMLELSRRGSVAVLTLNRPPVNAINDDMGNAFNRVLDELEAADDWTVLHIRSQGKVFAAGADLDLIRSWKDAPRPGRALAGYIDRLQRVYRRIELLPKVTFCEIGGAALGGGFELALSCDLRMVAAEAKIGLPETGIGLIPGLGGTQRLTRLVGRGIASRVILTAEPVDGATAERLGLVQWSCARDELEERARAVTNRIAGLPVEALRVAKQCIAAADDDRGQGYTLERELGGELLETPRTQELISAFLDKNKAEKG
- a CDS encoding acetate--CoA ligase family protein — encoded protein: MTSPRRVYRHTELDRVLNPRSIAIVGASPRPGSFGERLQKNLDGFSGRVYLVNAKYEEVGGVPCFSSISALPEVPDCVAITVAREAAEPIVQEAGELGAGGVILYASGYAETGKPERVAEQSRLTELGHRYNLRILGPNCLGIANYLRGARITFSEYPKFSAPRPESVGIASQSGALSQSLAQAIERGMSVSHAFSAGNQSDVDIADLVAYLAEEPSCRAIACVFEGMANPERLIAAADIAWQADKPLVIHKIATGEQGALAAMSHTGSLAGSGAAYLAAFERAGAIVVDDFEALMETAAFFAKAPKPKARGVAVLATSGGASIMAADKAEIHGVPLPQPQPEVTAILESHIPDFGSARNPCDVTAQVVNNPESLGACAEALMGDHHYGAVVLPQPVAFDVHTPRIKVFSDLAARYGKITCNVLISDWLQGPATREAEMDPNVAIFRSMDRCFATLAAWHKREERLASPLPAYRRLAPAAAARQAAELLDAAPNRTLTEREAKAVLSLYGVPVVGERLVTSEAAAVDAAHQLGYPIAMKVESPDIPHKTEAGVIALNLRNETELRAAYARVTANALKVADASRINGALLQPMIPSGAEIMVGARVDPLFGPLVVVSLGGVLVELLKDSLVAQAPVSADEARQMIEKLKGVAVLKGFRGSEPVDLDRLADTVARLSEFAADHRDRIAELDVNPLICSGRRITAVDALVVLQRNDK
- a CDS encoding enoyl-CoA hydratase/isomerase family protein, translated to MTDRYAKYEQLKFDRPHPRVLRITINSPLKLNAMTARLHWEVSQVWKDVDEDPTVSAAIITGGANSFSAGGDLTHERKVCDDYEMRMQAMRESRDLVYNMINCSKPIVSSARGWAVGAGIAAVMLADVSIVAKDANFSDGHSKIGVAAGDHATILWPLLCGMAKAKYYLLTADNFTGEEAERIGLVSMAVDDAELDDKAVQVASKLAEQAPSALRWTKHTLNHWLRQAAPIFDASLALEFIGFAGPEGKEGIDAFLQKRKASFSPDSPF
- a CDS encoding Zn-ribbon domain-containing OB-fold protein, with the translated sequence MSELHPEQEFFAILDKGRFMIQRCRDSGRYVYYPRVAEPGSGSTNLEWVEASGEGVVYSATTVSQKPPTPDYNVALIDLAEGPRMMSRVEGIAPEGVKIGMRVKARIVRDNDKPVVVFEPL
- a CDS encoding thiolase produces the protein MKDSFPRGRTAIVGAATFGMGEAPGFTNMELAARASVSALAQAGLTPKDVDGLFIVTMDDTMSGLSFAEYLGIRPRLTDNCRTGGSSFEIQASLAALALDAGQCDVVLIAYGSNQRTAAGKLISSNRPSPWESPYRPINPVSSYALAAARHMHQYGTTKQQLGEVAVAARKWAQKNPDAFMRDELTMEAYMAARQVSSPLGVRDCCLVTDGAAAVVMSRADRARDLNKRPAYLLGAAAETTHREIAQMADLTVTGVARAAQRAFAQAGVRPADIDVVELYDAFTINTILFLEDMGFCPKGEGGHFVSGGRIAPGGELPVNTNGGGLSCVHPGMYGLFTMVEAVQQLQGVCGERQVQGARLAVAQGNGGVLSSEAVLVLGTEETL
- a CDS encoding SDR family NAD(P)-dependent oxidoreductase — translated: MTKQCELGWREATDLSGKVVVVTGVASGIGRATAIQFAGAGATVYGGDINEAGGNEVVSQIREAGGKAQFVPVDLTDHDSIDRFVDTILDKTGKAVDVIASVAGWERVGPFLENTPDFWDRVISINYLAPVRMIHRFLPAMIERGQGARIVTVASDAGRVGSMGETFYSGSKGAIIAFTKSLARETARYGITANCVAPGVTDTPLFHDGIQNPKLKEALINAVPMRRLAKSSEPANMILYFATPAADFITGQVISVNGGLTMHG
- a CDS encoding electron transfer flavoprotein subunit alpha/FixB family protein, giving the protein MSVLVLAEHDNAQLKGATFNAVTAATRVGAEVHLLVAGSGCGAVAEQATKIVGVAKVLLADAAHYAHAAPENLAALILSQAAAYSHIIAAATAVGKSTLPRVAALLDVAQISDVVAVESPDTFVRPIYAGAGLATVQSLDTVKVMTVRTTGFDAAAKEGGGAPIERIDAAADTGLSQFIGQELSKSSRPELTSGRIVVSGGRGMGSAENFSLLEALADKLSAAVGASRAAVDAGFMPNDYQVGQTGKIVAPELYVAVGISGAIQHLAGMKDSKVIVAINKDPEAPIFQVADYGLVADLFEAVPELTAALG